In one Rutidosis leptorrhynchoides isolate AG116_Rl617_1_P2 chromosome 8, CSIRO_AGI_Rlap_v1, whole genome shotgun sequence genomic region, the following are encoded:
- the LOC139862915 gene encoding uncharacterized protein, giving the protein MGLWTLLEGCLLIANALAILNEDRFLAPRGWSFQEYSGVKRNSLKGQIIGLIYATQYLRVLLIMLNSLSIVIKLVSG; this is encoded by the coding sequence ATGGGTCTTTGGACACTACTGGAGGGGTGTTTACTTATTGCGAATGCACTAGCAATATTGAATGAGGACCGTTTTCTTGCACCTAGAGGATGGAGCTTTCAAGAGTATTCAGGGGTTAAGAGAAATTCCCTCAAAGGACAGATAATTGGTCTTATTTATGCAACACAATACTTGAGAGTTCTGTTGATAATGTTGAACTCCCTTTCAATCGTTATAAAGCTGGTTTCTGGATAA
- the LOC139863263 gene encoding probable L-type lectin-domain containing receptor kinase S.7, with translation MNLFSASIVTLVILSLSTKLTSSISIQFPDHNFAGTSLLADAHLAGGGHSVLLRRDTPSSFGIILRNTPVNFTSATSFSSNFTFEIGNGVALVIVASDFPSNFVRNTSFEILDKNRLLSVEFDANVYKNSFSRVRVSNVSKISNVISEGVKLTSWIDYRASSQRLEVRLSKLGDPKRAKPLISYQINLGKMLKSEEVLFGLLSSNDDKNQRGKITTVYSWNTEIKGVPKWLHSIPIIPEDYVKSNKKESCFLSWFVIVMCCGALAGLVVLFVSFYVADRMKVQGKNYVSPVDFQYEKIGVPYVKNSKTGMK, from the coding sequence ATGAATCTGTTTTCAGCTTCAATTGTCACTCTTGTAATTCTATCTCTGTCTACAAAACTCACATCCTCAATTTCAATCCAATTTCCTGATCACAACTTCGCCGGAACTTCACTCTTAGCCGACGCTCACCTCGCCGGAGGCGGTCATTCCGTTCTCCTTCGCCGGGACACGCCTTCAAGCTTCGGCATCATCTTACGCAATACGCCTGTCAATTTCACTTCTGCGACGTCGTTTTCATCAAACTTCACATTCGAGATCGGTAATGGCGTTGCTCTGGTAATTGTTGCTTCTGATTTTCCTTCTAATTTCGTTAGAAATACTTCATTTGAGATATTGGATAAAAATCGATTATTATCTGTGGAGTTTGATGCCAATGTGTATAAAAATTCATTTTCTAGGGTTAGGGTTAGCAATGTTTCGAAAATTAGTAATGTGATCAGTGAAGGAGTGAAGTTAACATCGTGGATTGATTACCGTGCGTCTTCACAACGGTTAGAGGTTAGGTTAAGTAAATTAGGTGATCCAAAACGAGCTAAGCCGTTGATTTCGTATCAAATTAATTTAGGGAAAATGTTGAAATCAGAAGAGGTTTTATTTGGTTTGTTATCaagtaatgatgataaaaatcagCGGGGTAAAATTACCACTGTGTATTCATGGAATACTGAGATTAAAGGAGTTCCAAAATGGTTGCATTCGATTCCGATTATTCCAGAAGATTACGTGAAAAGTAACAAGAAAGAAAGCTGTTTTCTTTCGTGGTTCGTGATTGTTATGTGTTGTGGAGCATTAGCAGGTTTGGTTGTGTTGTTTGTGTCGTTTTATGTTGCAGATAGGATGAAAGTTCAAGGGAAGAATTATGTGAGCCCGGTTGATTTCCAATACGAAAAGATTGGTGTTCCTTATGTGAAGAATTCGAAAACTGGTATGAAGTAG